The DNA window GTTCGTCCGCCGCCACGAGCAGCGACGGACCCCACAGGTGCCCGGTCGTGATCGGCGGGAGCACGCGGCCGACGCCGGTCGCCGCCAGCACCCTCAGCTGCCCGCCGCCGTGCCGTGGCGTCGGGTGCGCGACGCTGATCGCGGTTCCCACCTCGCCGGGGACGTCGCGGCGCACACCGGCCAGCACACCGTCGAGCAGCACGCCCAACGGTGTCTCCACGCCCCCCGCGGGGTCCATGCCGTCCCTCCCCTTCCGGCCGCCCCGCGTAAGCGCGTCACCTCGGCTCACGGGTCCGGCGGCGCCGTGGGACAAGCCTTGCACACCACGACCGTCCGGAACACGCCGAACCCAGGGTTTGCCCGCGCCCGGAAAGCGGAACCCCGAAGGCGGAGGTGAAACGACATGACCACCACCAGTACGGAACCACGCACGGCAAGCGCGCGCCCGGCACGCGAAGCCGGGAACGACCCCGTCGTCCAGCGCGCGGGCGCGGGGAGCGGGCTGGCGCTGCTCGCCGGGCTGTACCTGATCCTTTCGCCGTGGGTCACCAGGTCGATCGACCAGTTCGGGCTCGTCGCCAGCAACGTCATCACCGGGATCGCGATGGCCCTGCTGGCGGTCGGGTTCGCTCGCTCGCCCAGCCGCCTCCGTACGCTCGCCTGGGTCACGCCGGTCATCGGCGCCTGGGTCATCGCGTCGCCGTGGCTGGTGTACCGCGGTTCCGGGCTCATGCAGCTGGAGTTCGGCCGGATACCGGAGTTGAGCACCGCCACCCGGCTCAGCGACGTCATCGCCGGGGCCGTCATCGTGCTCGCCGGGTTCTCGCTGATCTCGGCGGCGCGCAAGGCGGACGGGCAGCGCCATCTTTGGTCCGGATAGGACAGTCCCGAGTGGACGGAAACCGGCGAAAGGGGAAGGCATGACCACCCCACCCGACCCGGCCCCGGAAAACACCCCGGGGCTGGAACGGGGTGGCGGAGTCGCGCCGGGCGACACTCCGCCCGACTCCGCGCAGACCTCGGGACTTTCCCACTCCGAGCCAAGGCCGCCCAAGGTCACCCCGATCGCCACCATCGTGATCGCGGTGACGCTGGCGGTGCTCGTCGGCGCGCTGTTCGTCGCGCTCGGGGTGCTGGTGCTGCTGCGATGACGGACCGCGGTTTCCTTGCGGCGGCGGAAAGTTTGACTGATTCCAGAGAGCGTCTTATGGTCCGGGCGTGACGTCCGACTTCGCAGCTCTGCTGCGGGCGGCCTCGTTGCGCGTGACCCAGCCCCGGCTCGCCGTGCTCGCCGCGTTGCGCGACCACCCGCACGTCGACGCGCATGCGGTGCTCTCGCTGGTGCGCGCCGATCACCCGGCCGTGTCCCATCAAGCGGTCTACGATGTGCTGCGGGCGCTCACCGACGTGGGACTGGTGCGGTGCATCCAGCCCGCGGGCGCGACAGCGCGCTACGAGTCACGGGTGGCCGACAACCACCACCACGTCGTGTGCCGCTCGTGCGGCGCGATCGAGGACGTCGACCGCGCCGTCGGCAACGCCCCTTGCCTCACCGCCTCCGACGACCACGGGTACGTGATCGACCAGGCGGAGGTCGTCTTTTGGGGCACCTGCCCCGAATGCGCGGCCGAACGGACCCGAAATGATTCGCCTGCCCGGAAAGGTTTGACATGAGCTCCCCTCAGGACAACGGTCCTACCAACGCGCAAGGCGTGGACCGCGGCTGCCCCGTCGCCGGTGACTCGGTGACCGCGCACGGCAGCGAGAGCGAGAACCCGGCGATCGATTCGCCCACCCCGAAGACGGGCGGCCGCCCGCGCACGAACCGCGACTGGTGGCCCAACCAGCTCGACCTCTCGGTGCTGCGCGCCCACTCGTCGAAGGTCAGCCCGCTGGGGGCGGATTTCAGCTACGCCAAGGAGTTCGCGAAGCTCGACGTCGACGCCCTCAAGCAGGACGTGGTCGAAGTGCTCACCACGTCGCAGGACTGGTGGCCAGCCGACTTCGGCCACTACGGCGGCCTGATGATCCGGATGAGCTGGCACGCGGCGGGCACCTACCGCATCCACGACGGCCGCGGCGGCGCCGGTGACGGCGCGCAGCGGTTCGCGCCGCTCAACAGCTGGCCCGACAACGTCAACCTCGACAAGGCGCGACGGCTGCTGTGGCCGGTCAAGGAGAAGTACGGCCAGCGGATCTCGTGGGCCGACCTGATCGTGCTCGCGGGCAACGTCGCGCTGGAATCGATGGGGTTCCAGACCTTCGGCTTCGGCTTCGGCCGCGAGGACACCTGGGAGCCGGAGCAGATCTTCTGGGGTCCGGAGGACGACTGGCTCGGCGACGAGCGCTACGTCACCGACACGGAGATGGTGCCCGACCTCGGCGCGACCGAAATGGGCCTCATCTACGTCAATCCCGAAGGGCCCCGCGGCAGCGCGGACTTCCGCGCGGCGGCCCATTTCATCCGCGAAACCTTCGCCAGGATGGCGATGAACGACGAGGAGACCGTCGCCCTGATCGCGGGCGGCCACACCTTCGGCAAGACGCACGGCGCCGGTGTCGCCGACGACCACGTGGGCCCGGAGCCCGAAGCCGCCCCGCTGGAGGCGCAAGGACTCGGCTGGCTGAACACCCTCGGCACCGGCGGCGGGCGGGACGCGATCACCAGTGGTCTCGAGGTGACGTGGACCGACCGGCCGACCGAGTGGAGCAACCGGTTCTTCGAGATCCTCTTCGGCTACGAGTGGGAGCTCACCACGAGCCCCGGCGGCGCCAAGCAGTACGTCGCCAAGGACGCCCCGGAGATCATCCCCGACCCGTACGACCCGGCCAAGAAGTACAAGCCGACCATGCTCACCACCGACCTGGCGCTGCGCTTCGACCCGACGTACGAGCCGATCTCCCGGCGGTTCATGGACAACCCGGACGAGTTCGCGCTGGCCTTCGCCAAGGCCTGGTACAAGCTGCTGCATCGCGACATGGGCCCGGTCAGCCGGTTCCTCGGCCCGTGGGTCGCCGAGCCGCAGCTGTGGCAGGACCCGGTCCCCGCCGTGGACCACGAGCTCGTCGGCGACGCCGACATCGCCATGCTCAAGGCCAAGGTGCTCGATTCGGGTCTCACGACCGCGCAGCTGGTCATGACGGCGTGGGCGTCGGCGGCGAGCTTCCGGTCCACCGACAAGCGCGGCGGCGCCAACGGCGCCCGGATCCGCCTCGAACCGCAGCGCGGCTGGGAGGTCAACCAGCCGGAGCAGCTCGGCCAGGTCCTGGACACCCTCGAAGGAGTCCAGCGGGAGTTCAACGACGCGGGCGGGGCGAAGATCTCGCTCGCCGACCTGATCGTGCTGGCCGGTTCGGCCGCCGTGGAAAAGGCGGCGCGCGATGCCGGTCTCGACGTGACCGTCCCGTTCCGCCCCGGACGTACCGACGCCGCCCAGGAGCAAACCGACGTCGAGTCGTTCGCGGTCCTCGAGCCGCGCGCCGACGGGTTCCGCAACTACCTGCGCCCCGGTGAGAAGCTCCAGCCCGAGGTGCTGCTCGTCGACCGCGCGTACCAGCTGAACCTGACCGCGCCCGAGATGACCGTCCTCGTCGGCGGCCTGCGCGCGCTCGGCGCGAACATCGGCGGCACCGGCCACGGCGTCCTCACCGACCGGCCGGGCGTGCTCACCAACGACTTCTTCACGAACCTGCTCTCCCCCGGCACGCGGTGGCGGGCGGCGGAGTCCGAGGAGCACGTCTACGAGATCCTCGACGCGGCCACCGGCGAGCTGAAGTGGACGGCCACCGCGGTCGACCTGATCTTCGGCTCGAACTCGCAACTGCGGGCACTCGCCGAGGTCTACGCCGGTCAGGGCGCCCGCGAGAAGTTCGCGGCCGATTTCGCCGCGGCCTGGACCAAGGTCATGGAACTCGACCGGTTCGACCTCGCCTGATCCCGGACCCGCCGAGGGGCCCGGCCGGGCCCCTCGGCGTGGACGCTATCGCGTCCCGGCGCCCTCCGGCAGGCCGCGCGTGGTGACGACCTCGGCGCGCCCGTCGGCGAGCCGGTAGTACAGGCCCGCCACCGCCGTCCGGCCGGCCTCGATCTGGTCTGCCAGCACCTTGGAGCGGTTCACCAGCAGGTCGACGGTGTGCCGGATGTGCTCGGCGACGATGTCCTCGTTCGAGGTGAGCCCGGCGGCACGGGCGGAAAGCACGCTCGGGGTCACCCGTTCGATGACGTCGCGCACGAAACCCGCGGTCCCGATCCCGTCGGTCAACGCGTCGCGGGTGGCCGCCACCGCACCGCACGAGTCGTGGCCCAGCACCACGACCAGGGGGCAGTCGAGCACGGTCACGCCGTACTCGATGCTGCCGAGGACCTCCGGGCCCGCGACATGGCCCGCGGTGCGCACGACGAACAGGTCACCCAGCCCGCGGTCGAAGATGATCTCGGCGGCCAGCCGGGAATCGGAGCAGCCGAACAGCACCGCGAAGGGCCGCTGCCCCGGCGCCGTTTCGGCGCGCCGCACGGCGTCCTGGTTCGGGTGCTCCGGCGTCGAGGCGACGAAGCGCTCGTTGCCGGCCAGCAGTGTCTCGAAGGCCTCGGCCGGGGTCGGAGGGGGCGCGTCACTCATGCGCGACACGCTACTGGTGATCACCTGGCCGAGGGGATAACCGCGTGGAGGTTGTCACACACCGGAGCGGACCCGGCGGGGTGGCCGATGCGCCGATCAGCACGCTGCGTCACTCGCCGCGCACCGGATTCCGGAGTTGCCACCCGGCCGGGTCAGCGTTGTTTATTCCCGCCCCAGCACAATGGTGAAATCGCGGTCCTGATCGAGTGCGTACCGTTCGTCCCTGGCCGGTCCCGTCGATTCCGGGCTCGTTGTCACCTGAGTGGGAATCAGCTGTTCGTCAGTCTCGTGCGCGGTATCCGGGTACATCACCCGCCACCTCCGTCCTCCAGTGCGCCACCGGCGCGTCCATTGTCTTCGTTGCACACGATTGTCCTCCCGGACCGCCCTGAACACCATTGTGAATCCATCATGATTCGTAGGGAAACTGTCAGTCCTTCGTGATTGGGCTTCGCGCGATCGGG is part of the Amycolatopsis sp. CA-230715 genome and encodes:
- the katG gene encoding catalase/peroxidase HPI, with the protein product MSSPQDNGPTNAQGVDRGCPVAGDSVTAHGSESENPAIDSPTPKTGGRPRTNRDWWPNQLDLSVLRAHSSKVSPLGADFSYAKEFAKLDVDALKQDVVEVLTTSQDWWPADFGHYGGLMIRMSWHAAGTYRIHDGRGGAGDGAQRFAPLNSWPDNVNLDKARRLLWPVKEKYGQRISWADLIVLAGNVALESMGFQTFGFGFGREDTWEPEQIFWGPEDDWLGDERYVTDTEMVPDLGATEMGLIYVNPEGPRGSADFRAAAHFIRETFARMAMNDEETVALIAGGHTFGKTHGAGVADDHVGPEPEAAPLEAQGLGWLNTLGTGGGRDAITSGLEVTWTDRPTEWSNRFFEILFGYEWELTTSPGGAKQYVAKDAPEIIPDPYDPAKKYKPTMLTTDLALRFDPTYEPISRRFMDNPDEFALAFAKAWYKLLHRDMGPVSRFLGPWVAEPQLWQDPVPAVDHELVGDADIAMLKAKVLDSGLTTAQLVMTAWASAASFRSTDKRGGANGARIRLEPQRGWEVNQPEQLGQVLDTLEGVQREFNDAGGAKISLADLIVLAGSAAVEKAARDAGLDVTVPFRPGRTDAAQEQTDVESFAVLEPRADGFRNYLRPGEKLQPEVLLVDRAYQLNLTAPEMTVLVGGLRALGANIGGTGHGVLTDRPGVLTNDFFTNLLSPGTRWRAAESEEHVYEILDAATGELKWTATAVDLIFGSNSQLRALAEVYAGQGAREKFAADFAAAWTKVMELDRFDLA
- a CDS encoding Fur family transcriptional regulator, with product MTSDFAALLRAASLRVTQPRLAVLAALRDHPHVDAHAVLSLVRADHPAVSHQAVYDVLRALTDVGLVRCIQPAGATARYESRVADNHHHVVCRSCGAIEDVDRAVGNAPCLTASDDHGYVIDQAEVVFWGTCPECAAERTRNDSPARKGLT
- a CDS encoding carbonic anhydrase codes for the protein MSDAPPPTPAEAFETLLAGNERFVASTPEHPNQDAVRRAETAPGQRPFAVLFGCSDSRLAAEIIFDRGLGDLFVVRTAGHVAGPEVLGSIEYGVTVLDCPLVVVLGHDSCGAVAATRDALTDGIGTAGFVRDVIERVTPSVLSARAAGLTSNEDIVAEHIRHTVDLLVNRSKVLADQIEAGRTAVAGLYYRLADGRAEVVTTRGLPEGAGTR
- a CDS encoding SPW repeat domain-containing protein, whose translation is MTTTSTEPRTASARPAREAGNDPVVQRAGAGSGLALLAGLYLILSPWVTRSIDQFGLVASNVITGIAMALLAVGFARSPSRLRTLAWVTPVIGAWVIASPWLVYRGSGLMQLEFGRIPELSTATRLSDVIAGAVIVLAGFSLISAARKADGQRHLWSG
- a CDS encoding DUF6480 family protein, with translation MTTPPDPAPENTPGLERGGGVAPGDTPPDSAQTSGLSHSEPRPPKVTPIATIVIAVTLAVLVGALFVALGVLVLLR